One segment of Sphingomonas qomolangmaensis DNA contains the following:
- a CDS encoding SIR2 family protein, translating to MDVIDLQTGVDKAIDALFADRLALLCGAGLSMAEPSQVPSAAVLALKAQQSWAAKFGTSRPPLPDKIDDQAELFFQNGELADVYLRSYIDHDVFAVEPNGGHFAVADLLLTGAIGTAVSTNVDMLIETAGNLLFGHVGAGVDRNRVAALPATKSPLLKIHGCWSDPPGTVWAAGQVAAEPIKTRLAEGAIWVTQRLLNRDLVIVGYWTDWDYLNAVLEEALAAVSPSRIIVVDPCDTATFPVKAKALYDLGSRATSGFFHVPVSGADFLDRLRVNFSRAMLRSILHSGSRTYQSQTGVAPDPAWLEPPSADANTLWRIRRDLEGAGPNAPARSHQPASEPLLGMTLLQLQAKGATSEDICWNLGGTRVRVLRTVNRPLHEVEAEYSRETAPVLAPEYVIAIGAEALPLPPSIARGPATGSIARGSSTKWRSRTDAVEELGL from the coding sequence ATGGATGTGATCGATCTTCAAACTGGCGTCGACAAGGCTATCGATGCCCTGTTCGCTGATCGATTGGCATTGTTGTGCGGCGCCGGTCTATCGATGGCCGAACCGAGCCAGGTACCGAGCGCCGCGGTGCTGGCTTTGAAGGCTCAGCAATCATGGGCGGCGAAGTTCGGCACGTCCCGTCCGCCGCTGCCGGATAAGATCGACGATCAGGCGGAGCTCTTCTTCCAGAACGGCGAGCTCGCCGACGTGTATCTGCGCAGCTATATCGATCATGACGTATTCGCTGTCGAACCCAATGGCGGGCACTTTGCCGTAGCAGACCTCCTGTTGACCGGCGCTATCGGCACCGCAGTATCGACGAACGTCGACATGCTCATCGAGACCGCGGGAAACCTGCTGTTTGGGCATGTCGGAGCGGGTGTCGATCGCAACAGAGTCGCCGCGTTGCCCGCGACCAAATCACCACTGCTCAAGATCCACGGTTGCTGGAGCGATCCGCCGGGTACGGTCTGGGCCGCGGGTCAGGTGGCCGCGGAACCGATCAAAACGCGCCTGGCTGAAGGCGCAATTTGGGTGACCCAACGATTGCTTAACCGCGACCTCGTGATCGTCGGCTACTGGACCGATTGGGATTATCTGAATGCCGTGCTTGAAGAAGCTCTGGCCGCAGTCAGTCCGAGCCGTATCATCGTCGTCGATCCCTGCGATACCGCCACTTTTCCGGTGAAGGCCAAGGCGCTGTACGACCTTGGGTCCCGGGCAACGTCCGGCTTCTTCCACGTCCCGGTCTCGGGTGCCGACTTCCTCGACAGGTTGCGGGTGAATTTCTCGCGCGCAATGCTGCGCTCGATCCTGCACTCCGGCTCGAGAACCTATCAAAGTCAGACCGGTGTCGCGCCAGATCCAGCTTGGCTCGAGCCGCCGAGCGCCGATGCGAACACGCTGTGGCGCATACGGCGCGATCTCGAAGGCGCCGGACCCAATGCGCCGGCGAGAAGCCATCAGCCGGCCAGCGAACCGTTGCTCGGCATGACACTTCTCCAGCTGCAGGCGAAGGGCGCGACATCCGAGGACATCTGCTGGAACCTCGGTGGCACGCGCGTGCGGGTCCTGCGTACGGTCAACCGTCCGCTGCACGAGGTCGAGGCAGAATATTCCCGCGAGACCGCGCCCGTGCTTGCGCCCGAATATGTGATCGCCATCGGAGCCGAGGCGCTACCATTGCCGCCAAGCATCGCACGGGGCCCGGCTACCGGCTCGATCGCACGGGGATCCTCCACGAAATGGCGCTCACGCACCGATGCCGTCGAGGAACTGGGATTATGA
- the tcmP gene encoding three-Cys-motif partner protein TcmP, protein MPTVDPARINNRKGLHCPLWTENKARLIQEYIKLFTFVTKHGTYIDGFAAPQRRNHSAKCSAKLVLENQPQWVRDFWLCDIDPEGIALLEAIKTEHEGKNRRIRIMPGDFNTSIEAILASGTITEKTATFALLDQRTFECEWSTVQRIAAHKTTTKIEMFYFFATGWIDRSIAAVRKPDALEQAERWWGRPDWRDLRGMNGVERANLLAARFRDELGYRWAFPFAIHDSARGGRTMYHMVHATDHSEASPLMLRAYRKVSGRPDWDRPALSQTDLNELWNEVV, encoded by the coding sequence ATGCCGACGGTCGATCCCGCACGGATTAACAACCGCAAGGGTCTGCACTGTCCGTTGTGGACGGAGAACAAGGCGAGGTTAATTCAGGAATACATCAAGCTATTCACGTTCGTGACCAAGCATGGCACCTACATCGACGGCTTCGCCGCGCCTCAACGACGCAACCACTCGGCCAAGTGCTCCGCGAAGCTGGTGCTCGAGAACCAGCCCCAGTGGGTCCGGGACTTCTGGCTGTGCGACATCGACCCGGAGGGGATCGCGCTTCTGGAAGCGATCAAGACCGAGCACGAAGGCAAGAACCGGCGCATCCGCATCATGCCCGGGGATTTTAACACGTCGATCGAAGCGATCCTGGCCAGCGGTACCATAACCGAGAAAACCGCGACGTTCGCGCTCCTCGATCAGCGGACTTTCGAATGCGAATGGTCCACCGTGCAGCGGATCGCCGCGCACAAGACGACCACGAAGATCGAGATGTTCTACTTCTTTGCTACCGGCTGGATCGACCGGTCTATCGCCGCCGTCCGGAAGCCCGACGCTCTGGAACAGGCCGAACGCTGGTGGGGACGCCCAGACTGGCGTGATCTGCGAGGCATGAACGGCGTGGAGCGCGCCAATCTCCTCGCCGCTCGCTTCCGGGATGAACTGGGATATCGCTGGGCTTTCCCGTTCGCCATCCATGACTCCGCGCGAGGCGGGCGGACCATGTATCACATGGTCCATGCAACAGATCATTCCGAAGCATCGCCACTGATGCTGCGGGCTTACCGCAAGGTGTCCGGCCGCCCGGACTGGGATCGGCCAGCATTATCTCAGACGGACCTCAACGAGCTCTGGAACGAGGTCGTTTGA
- a CDS encoding DUF5131 family protein codes for MAKNSRIEWTNHTFNPWWGCVKVSPACKHCYAEAWAKRVGSKVWGVGSERRFFGDKHWGEPLRWNATAQAEGRRVRVFCASMADVFEDRRDLDAWRERLWALIATTPWLDWLLLTKRIEHVERLCPWTDAWPSNVWMGTTVEDQRRADERLPMLAGLPAAVRFISAEPLLGPLDLGQWVGSLDWVITGGESGPHARPSSPSWFTALLNQCMAADVAFHFKQWGDWAPGQGINLAKARAEQADDGTTMLRVGKKIAGRTLNGSVWDGLPIARTI; via the coding sequence TTGGCGAAGAATTCACGCATCGAATGGACGAACCACACCTTCAATCCCTGGTGGGGATGCGTGAAGGTTTCGCCGGCATGCAAGCATTGCTACGCCGAGGCTTGGGCAAAGCGCGTTGGTAGCAAGGTGTGGGGCGTCGGGTCCGAACGACGCTTCTTCGGCGACAAGCATTGGGGCGAACCGCTACGATGGAACGCGACGGCGCAGGCGGAGGGTCGACGCGTCCGGGTTTTCTGCGCATCGATGGCTGACGTGTTCGAGGATCGCCGCGACCTCGACGCATGGCGGGAACGACTGTGGGCTCTCATCGCCACGACCCCGTGGCTGGACTGGCTGCTGCTGACTAAGCGGATCGAACACGTGGAGCGCCTGTGTCCGTGGACCGACGCATGGCCGTCAAACGTGTGGATGGGGACAACGGTCGAGGACCAGCGCCGCGCCGACGAGCGACTGCCCATGCTGGCAGGACTGCCGGCCGCAGTGCGCTTCATATCAGCCGAACCGCTTCTGGGTCCGCTCGACCTGGGTCAATGGGTAGGATCGCTTGATTGGGTCATTACCGGTGGCGAGTCGGGACCGCATGCGCGTCCATCGAGCCCGTCATGGTTCACCGCTCTGCTAAACCAGTGCATGGCCGCGGACGTTGCATTCCACTTCAAGCAGTGGGGTGACTGGGCGCCAGGGCAGGGCATCAACCTCGCCAAGGCGCGAGCCGAGCAGGCAGATGACGGCACCACCATGCTACGTGTAGGTAAGAAGATCGCCGGCCGGACGCTGAACGGATCAGTCTGGGACGGTCTGCCGATAGCGAGGACGATCTGA
- the traA gene encoding Ti-type conjugative transfer relaxase TraA gives MAIYHFSAKVISRAAGSSAVASAAYRSASRLHDQRLDRHHDFSNKAGVVHSEVLLPDDALEHLRDRAALWNEVEAAEKRVDAQLAREVEFAIPRELNQVEGIRLARNFVQREFVSRGMVADLNVHWDIGADGEPKPHAHVMLATRSVDEYGFGAKNRDWNRTDLLKHWREAWAEHANARLAELDIDARIDHRTLEAQGIDLEPQHKIGPAAARMAQQGLESERLVEHHAIARANGDKLIANPGLALDAITRTQATFTHRDLAMFVHRHSDGKEQFDAALAAVRASPDMVALGKDGRGNERFTSRDMLDTEQRLERATEHLHASRRHGVGEQQRNAALARAEMRGLVLSREQRSAFEHVTKPHAISTVVGYAGTGKSAMLGVARDAWENAGYAVRGAALSGVAAENLEAGSGIASRTIASLEHQWGQGRELLTTRDVLVIDEAGMIGTRQMERVMAEVQKRGAKVVLVGDPEQLQAIEAGAAFRSVSERHGGVEITEIRRQREDWQRNATRHLATERTGEAIAAYEERGHVHVAATRDAARVDLIERWDSERVASPAASRIILTHTNEDVQGLNEAARQRLRIAGQLGQDVGIATGRGARTFASGDRLMFLKNERSMGVKNGSLGVVQSVSATSMAVLLDNGRAVAFDIKDYHDIDHGYAATIHKAQGVTVDRVHVLATPGLDRHAAYVALSRHRDAVDLHYGRDDFADHGRLVATLSRERSKDMASDYAPTLAAQRQIVLPAPAGDQQQAPKRDMFAGLKLRLPPELAEAPLPPPDPANALSQAVKRHAGIVREIRHAHSIGTPYTAEQRQALTASRTALDALRPHAQSDLETALAKDLGLIAEAAEGRTSTTIRAMQLETELRVATENRADRFVQRWQTLERQRRLLLRDYETAFANEVGHRMIGMAKSLERDPQVESILRNRRTQLGLPEADGRSIGQSLADMIGRGRSRGLDIGM, from the coding sequence ATGGCGATCTACCACTTCTCGGCAAAGGTCATCTCGCGCGCTGCTGGCTCGAGCGCGGTTGCTTCCGCTGCCTATCGCTCGGCGTCGCGGCTGCACGATCAGCGGCTCGATCGTCATCACGACTTCTCGAACAAAGCCGGGGTGGTGCATTCCGAGGTGTTGCTGCCCGACGACGCGCTTGAGCATCTGCGCGATCGTGCAGCGCTGTGGAACGAGGTCGAAGCCGCGGAGAAGCGGGTCGACGCGCAGCTGGCGCGCGAGGTCGAGTTTGCGATCCCGCGCGAGCTGAACCAGGTTGAGGGCATCCGGCTTGCGCGCAACTTCGTCCAGCGCGAGTTCGTGTCGCGCGGCATGGTCGCCGACCTCAACGTGCATTGGGATATCGGCGCTGACGGCGAGCCCAAGCCACATGCGCACGTGATGCTCGCCACCCGCTCTGTTGATGAGTACGGGTTCGGTGCCAAGAACCGCGACTGGAACCGCACCGATCTGCTCAAGCATTGGCGCGAAGCATGGGCCGAACATGCCAACGCGCGGCTTGCCGAGTTGGATATCGACGCACGTATCGATCACCGCACGCTGGAAGCGCAGGGCATCGACCTTGAGCCGCAGCACAAGATCGGTCCTGCGGCTGCGCGGATGGCGCAGCAGGGGCTCGAGTCCGAGCGGCTTGTCGAGCACCACGCGATCGCTCGCGCCAACGGCGACAAGCTCATTGCCAACCCCGGACTCGCACTCGACGCAATCACACGAACCCAGGCGACATTCACGCACCGTGATCTGGCGATGTTCGTGCACCGTCACAGCGATGGAAAAGAGCAGTTCGACGCCGCGCTGGCTGCAGTCCGGGCTAGCCCCGACATGGTTGCGCTTGGCAAGGACGGACGCGGCAACGAGCGCTTCACCAGCCGCGACATGCTCGACACCGAGCAGCGGCTAGAGCGCGCGACCGAACATCTCCATGCCAGTCGCCGGCACGGCGTTGGCGAACAGCAGCGCAACGCTGCCCTGGCTCGGGCCGAAATGCGCGGACTGGTTCTATCAAGGGAGCAGCGAAGCGCGTTCGAGCATGTGACGAAGCCGCACGCGATCAGCACGGTTGTAGGCTACGCCGGGACCGGCAAGTCGGCGATGCTCGGCGTCGCGCGCGACGCTTGGGAGAATGCGGGTTACGCAGTGCGCGGTGCTGCGCTGTCCGGCGTTGCTGCCGAGAACCTTGAAGCAGGATCAGGCATCGCGTCGCGGACGATCGCGAGCCTCGAGCATCAATGGGGGCAGGGCAGGGAGCTGCTTACAACGCGCGATGTGCTCGTCATTGATGAGGCTGGGATGATCGGCACCCGGCAGATGGAACGCGTCATGGCAGAAGTGCAAAAACGCGGTGCCAAGGTCGTGTTGGTCGGCGATCCCGAACAACTTCAGGCGATTGAGGCGGGGGCGGCGTTCCGCTCTGTCTCGGAGCGGCACGGCGGCGTCGAGATCACCGAGATACGCCGTCAGCGCGAAGACTGGCAACGTAATGCTACGCGCCATCTGGCCACCGAGCGAACCGGCGAAGCCATCGCTGCGTACGAAGAACGCGGCCATGTCCATGTCGCCGCCACGCGCGATGCCGCGCGCGTCGATCTGATCGAGCGCTGGGATAGCGAACGGGTGGCGTCACCGGCTGCATCGCGGATCATCCTTACCCACACCAACGAGGACGTGCAGGGGCTCAACGAGGCCGCGCGGCAGCGCCTGCGCATCGCTGGCCAACTTGGGCAGGATGTCGGGATTGCGACAGGACGCGGGGCCAGAACGTTTGCGAGTGGCGACCGGCTCATGTTCCTGAAGAACGAGCGCAGCATGGGGGTAAAGAACGGCTCGCTGGGGGTGGTGCAGAGCGTCAGCGCTACGAGCATGGCGGTCCTGCTCGACAACGGCCGCGCGGTTGCCTTCGACATCAAGGACTATCACGATATCGACCACGGCTATGCCGCGACGATTCACAAGGCGCAGGGCGTGACCGTTGACCGGGTGCATGTGCTGGCGACGCCCGGGCTCGACCGCCATGCTGCTTATGTCGCACTGTCGCGGCACCGCGACGCCGTAGATCTGCACTACGGCCGCGACGACTTTGCCGATCACGGCAGGCTGGTGGCGACGCTCTCGCGCGAGCGCAGCAAGGACATGGCGTCGGACTATGCGCCGACCTTGGCGGCGCAGCGGCAGATCGTGCTGCCCGCACCCGCGGGGGACCAGCAGCAGGCTCCGAAGCGCGACATGTTTGCCGGGCTGAAGCTGCGGCTACCGCCGGAGCTTGCAGAGGCCCCCTTGCCGCCGCCCGATCCAGCGAACGCGCTGTCGCAGGCAGTAAAGCGTCACGCGGGGATCGTTCGTGAGATTCGGCACGCCCATAGTATCGGGACGCCCTACACCGCAGAGCAGCGACAGGCATTGACTGCCAGCCGTACCGCGCTCGATGCGCTCCGTCCGCATGCGCAGAGTGATCTCGAGACTGCGCTCGCGAAGGATCTGGGGCTCATCGCTGAAGCCGCCGAGGGTCGCACGTCGACGACAATCCGGGCGATGCAGCTGGAAACCGAACTGCGGGTCGCTACGGAAAACCGAGCCGACAGGTTTGTGCAGCGCTGGCAGACACTGGAGCGGCAGCGCCGATTGCTCCTGCGCGATTATGAGACCGCGTTCGCAAACGAAGTCGGGCATCGGATGATCGGCATGGCCAAAAGTCTCGAACGCGATCCACAGGTTGAATCGATCCTGCGCAATCGCCGAACCCAGCTCGGACTGCCAGAAGCGGATGGGCGCAGCATCGGGCAGAGCCTCGCCGACATGATCGGACGAGGGCGGAGCAGGGGGCTGGACATCGGGATGTAG
- a CDS encoding conjugal transfer protein TraD, translated as MRKPRDYDAELKALDDKARSLKARKLEQLGELVVATGADALPIEQLAGALLIATRIDDVASKEAQRSRGAAFFQTATRNGSRARRGPGSGSPNDHEPQPPAARPGAA; from the coding sequence ATGCGCAAGCCACGAGACTATGATGCCGAGTTGAAGGCGCTCGATGACAAGGCGCGATCACTCAAGGCGCGTAAACTGGAGCAGCTTGGCGAACTTGTGGTAGCCACCGGGGCCGACGCGCTACCGATCGAACAATTGGCCGGCGCGCTGTTGATCGCGACCAGGATCGACGATGTAGCCAGCAAGGAGGCGCAGCGGTCACGAGGAGCTGCGTTCTTTCAAACGGCGACCCGCAATGGCAGCCGCGCTCGCCGCGGCCCAGGCAGCGGATCGCCGAACGACCACGAGCCGCAACCGCCTGCTGCTCGACCGGGCGCGGCATGA
- a CDS encoding conjugal transfer protein TraD — protein MAAALAAAQAADRRTTTSRNRLLLDRARHDMRDWQVKRRERTRQLIELGGLVSKAGLVVLTEDDRAVIYGALLEVSAKLKGDQRDRHMLLWWRRGKRAFANDASVSEDQ, from the coding sequence ATGGCAGCCGCGCTCGCCGCGGCCCAGGCAGCGGATCGCCGAACGACCACGAGCCGCAACCGCCTGCTGCTCGACCGGGCGCGGCATGACATGCGCGACTGGCAAGTGAAGCGCCGCGAGCGAACGCGTCAGTTGATCGAGCTTGGTGGTCTGGTGTCGAAAGCGGGACTGGTAGTCCTGACCGAGGACGATCGCGCGGTGATCTACGGCGCGCTGCTCGAGGTCTCTGCCAAACTGAAAGGCGACCAGCGCGATCGGCACATGCTGCTGTGGTGGCGCCGCGGCAAACGCGCGTTCGCAAACGACGCGTCGGTCAGCGAAGACCAGTGA
- a CDS encoding MucR family transcriptional regulator: MTDDVQSNAVDLATELTIAWLGNQNNRAAADDVPAFLRTMHATVLELANGVSAESNEDTAEAAAPEYVAAVTARKSLASKDHILSMIDGKPYKTLRRHLNTHGMTPEEYRARYNLKADYPMVAETYSEARRAMAKKIGLGSKGRQARAAAADPAPAEAAKPAARKRLKVATA, encoded by the coding sequence ATGACCGACGACGTACAATCGAATGCAGTCGACCTCGCAACCGAACTGACGATCGCATGGCTCGGCAACCAGAATAATCGCGCCGCTGCAGATGACGTTCCGGCCTTTCTGCGGACGATGCACGCGACGGTGCTCGAACTTGCAAATGGCGTATCGGCTGAAAGCAATGAAGACACCGCCGAAGCCGCAGCGCCCGAATATGTTGCGGCGGTTACCGCGCGTAAGTCATTGGCATCGAAGGATCACATCCTGTCGATGATCGACGGGAAGCCGTACAAGACGCTGCGCCGGCATCTCAACACGCATGGCATGACGCCCGAGGAATATCGCGCACGCTATAACCTCAAAGCCGACTATCCGATGGTCGCCGAAACCTATTCGGAAGCGCGCCGCGCGATGGCCAAGAAGATCGGGCTCGGTAGCAAGGGTCGCCAGGCGCGCGCCGCGGCTGCCGACCCTGCCCCTGCCGAAGCGGCAAAGCCCGCAGCGCGCAAACGACTCAAGGTCGCGACTGCATGA
- a CDS encoding HU family DNA-binding protein — translation MNNSDLADRVSEAHDLSKADARKLIDAVFAAITEAAAAGDEVSLNGFGKFKVKESAAREGRNPGTGEAIQIAASKKLAFTPAKAVKDRLNG, via the coding sequence ATGAACAATTCCGATCTCGCCGACCGCGTTTCCGAGGCGCACGATCTTTCGAAGGCCGATGCGCGCAAGCTGATCGACGCCGTCTTTGCCGCGATCACCGAAGCCGCCGCCGCTGGTGACGAAGTGTCGCTGAACGGGTTCGGCAAGTTCAAGGTGAAGGAAAGCGCGGCGCGCGAAGGTCGCAATCCCGGTACCGGTGAGGCGATCCAGATTGCTGCTTCGAAGAAGCTCGCCTTCACACCTGCCAAGGCGGTGAAGGACAGGCTGAACGGCTGA
- a CDS encoding nucleotidyltransferase and HEPN domain-containing protein — protein sequence MRTDLDHLPAAKQRELERVLQILFEEFGDAKAVATSEWKKQARILKVVLYGSYARGGWIDEPHTAKGYQSDFDLLVIVNNDKLTDRVEFWATAEERLNRELAVTRTLRTPVNFIVHTLAEVNDGLAHGRYFFMDVARDGIALYQSEDTDFHEPKPKTPAQALAMAREYFQEWFPSGGEFYDNFQFNLSQGRLNNAAFQLHQAAERLYHCVLLVCTFYTPHVHNLGFLRTQAERIDPRLIDAWPRDHRVDRSRFEKLKEAYVKARYSKHYRITEEELAWLGERVEVLGQAVQVICEDRITALEHSAAA from the coding sequence ATGCGAACCGACCTTGATCATCTTCCTGCAGCCAAGCAGCGCGAACTCGAACGCGTCTTGCAGATCCTCTTCGAGGAGTTCGGCGACGCGAAGGCCGTCGCGACGTCGGAGTGGAAGAAGCAGGCGCGCATTCTCAAGGTGGTCCTGTACGGCAGCTATGCGCGCGGCGGGTGGATCGACGAGCCGCACACCGCCAAGGGCTATCAGTCCGACTTCGATCTGCTGGTGATCGTCAACAACGACAAGCTCACCGACCGGGTCGAGTTCTGGGCGACAGCGGAAGAGCGGCTGAACCGCGAACTCGCGGTGACGCGGACGCTGCGGACGCCGGTCAACTTCATCGTTCACACGCTCGCCGAGGTGAATGATGGGCTGGCGCACGGGCGCTATTTTTTTATGGATGTCGCCCGCGATGGCATCGCGCTCTATCAAAGCGAAGATACCGATTTTCACGAGCCCAAACCGAAGACGCCGGCACAGGCGCTCGCGATGGCGCGCGAGTATTTTCAGGAGTGGTTTCCGAGCGGCGGAGAATTTTACGACAACTTTCAATTTAATCTGTCGCAGGGCCGCTTGAACAACGCCGCATTCCAGCTCCATCAAGCTGCGGAGCGCCTATACCACTGCGTGCTACTGGTCTGCACATTCTACACACCGCATGTGCACAATTTAGGCTTTCTGCGCACCCAGGCTGAGCGGATCGATCCGCGACTGATCGACGCGTGGCCGCGCGATCATCGCGTCGATCGATCCCGCTTCGAGAAGCTCAAGGAAGCGTATGTGAAGGCGCGCTATTCGAAGCACTATCGTATCACCGAAGAGGAGCTGGCGTGGCTTGGCGAGCGCGTCGAGGTTCTTGGTCAGGCCGTGCAGGTTATCTGCGAGGATCGCATCACGGCGCTGGAGCACAGCGCAGCGGCCTGA
- a CDS encoding RNA polymerase sigma factor, whose translation MTKHPDAEQLKLLERAIRKLPRRQREIFCAVRCDDLSYEEIAERTGLTVVEVERLFAEALLNIMRRLDLKPKRWWRFR comes from the coding sequence ATGACCAAGCATCCCGACGCCGAGCAGCTAAAACTGCTCGAACGTGCGATCCGCAAGCTGCCTCGCCGCCAGCGCGAAATCTTCTGCGCGGTCCGCTGCGACGACCTCAGCTACGAGGAAATTGCTGAGCGTACCGGCCTCACCGTTGTGGAAGTCGAGCGCCTGTTCGCCGAGGCGCTGCTGAACATCATGCGCCGGCTCGATTTGAAGCCAAAGCGCTGGTGGCGCTTCCGCTGA
- a CDS encoding ParB/RepB/Spo0J family partition protein produces the protein MELKHIALANLSVSAANMRAKGARPDIANILPSIRARGVLVPLIVRANGSPDTYEIVAGKRRYHAALAVAQDGGGIEELPCAVMAAGDDAAALEASLIENLARLDPDEVTRWESFTRLVREGRSPEDIALTFGLTELQVKRTLALGNLLPRIRNLYRKGDIDATTVRHLTLACRARQREWLGSLDDPEVYCPTGHQLKAWLFGGASIPVRAALFDLANYSGEVVSDLFGDERYFADSPTFWAAQTAAVAARAESYREAGWREVIVLPTGETFQSWEHERCPKRKGGKVFIAVGTRGDVAIHEGYVSLKDARKCEQGEQVQKPVRPEVSAPIQNYVDLHRHAAVRADLASHPSVALRLMVAHAVVGSSLWNVRVEAQRAASDAIAESVEGCAAEAVFDEKRRAVLALLGFDPETPTLIGGYEGEHGLAGLFVRLLQLPDPAVFDVAAIVMGEAFEVGSALIEVLGPLLGTDMAKVWQVDDALLDLIRDREVIGCVLADVAGEVVASSNEKATGKAKRGIVRDCLHGSNGRPQVQRWVPKWMAFPPAAYTERGGVPTAIRAAKVASLAVTPEPLPLRHAA, from the coding sequence ATGGAACTCAAGCACATTGCACTCGCCAATCTCTCCGTTTCGGCGGCTAACATGCGCGCCAAAGGAGCCAGGCCGGATATTGCCAACATCCTGCCGTCGATCCGAGCGCGGGGCGTGCTGGTCCCGTTGATCGTGCGGGCGAACGGCAGTCCCGACACCTATGAGATCGTGGCGGGCAAGCGGCGCTACCATGCGGCGCTGGCGGTGGCCCAGGACGGCGGTGGGATCGAGGAATTGCCCTGCGCGGTCATGGCGGCGGGGGACGATGCGGCGGCGCTCGAAGCCTCGCTGATCGAAAACCTGGCGCGGCTGGACCCGGACGAGGTGACCCGTTGGGAAAGCTTCACGCGGCTGGTCAGGGAAGGGCGCTCGCCCGAGGATATCGCGCTCACCTTCGGGCTGACCGAGCTGCAGGTGAAGCGCACGCTGGCGCTTGGCAACCTGCTCCCCCGCATCCGCAACCTGTACCGCAAGGGCGATATCGATGCGACGACGGTGCGGCACCTGACTCTCGCTTGCCGGGCGCGGCAGCGCGAATGGCTGGGGTCGCTGGACGATCCCGAGGTCTATTGCCCAACCGGGCATCAGCTCAAGGCATGGCTGTTTGGCGGCGCTTCGATCCCGGTCAGGGCGGCGCTGTTCGATCTTGCCAACTATTCGGGCGAGGTGGTTTCGGACCTGTTCGGCGACGAACGCTACTTTGCCGACAGCCCGACCTTCTGGGCGGCGCAGACCGCTGCCGTGGCGGCTAGGGCCGAAAGCTACCGTGAGGCGGGGTGGCGCGAGGTAATCGTGCTGCCCACCGGCGAGACCTTTCAAAGCTGGGAGCATGAGCGTTGCCCCAAGCGCAAGGGCGGCAAGGTGTTTATCGCGGTCGGCACGCGCGGCGACGTCGCGATCCACGAAGGCTATGTGTCGCTCAAGGACGCGCGGAAGTGCGAGCAGGGGGAGCAGGTCCAGAAGCCGGTACGGCCCGAGGTCAGCGCACCGATCCAGAACTATGTCGATCTGCATCGGCACGCGGCGGTGCGCGCAGACCTTGCCAGCCATCCTTCGGTCGCGCTGCGGTTGATGGTGGCGCATGCCGTGGTCGGTTCGTCGCTCTGGAATGTCCGGGTCGAGGCGCAGCGTGCCGCCAGCGATGCGATTGCCGAAAGCGTCGAGGGATGTGCGGCGGAGGCCGTGTTCGACGAGAAGCGGCGGGCGGTGCTGGCGTTGCTCGGGTTCGATCCCGAGACGCCAACTCTGATCGGCGGCTATGAAGGCGAGCATGGGCTGGCAGGGCTGTTCGTGCGCTTGCTCCAGCTTCCCGATCCGGCGGTTTTCGACGTGGCGGCAATCGTCATGGGTGAGGCGTTCGAAGTAGGGAGTGCGCTCATCGAAGTGCTGGGGCCGCTGCTCGGCACCGACATGGCCAAGGTCTGGCAGGTAGACGATGCGCTGCTCGACCTGATCCGCGACCGCGAGGTGATCGGCTGCGTTCTGGCCGATGTTGCGGGTGAGGTGGTTGCCAGCTCTAACGAGAAGGCGACTGGCAAGGCCAAGCGCGGCATCGTCCGCGATTGCCTGCATGGGTCCAATGGTCGCCCGCAGGTCCAGCGCTGGGTGCCGAAGTGGATGGCGTTTCCGCCTGCTGCCTACACCGAGCGGGGAGGGGTTCCGACCGCTATCCGCGCCGCGAAGGTGGCGAGCCTCGCTGTTACGCCCGAGCCGCTGCCGCTCCGTCACGCGGCGTGA
- a CDS encoding helix-turn-helix transcriptional regulator yields the protein MQTDHPDRILRIKTVLERTGLSRSTMYRKMQKGTFPRNVQISDRCAGWRESAVSAWLRNPMFYGNDDDSSG from the coding sequence ATGCAAACCGACCACCCCGACCGTATCCTCCGGATCAAGACGGTACTCGAACGCACCGGCCTCAGCCGCTCGACGATGTACCGCAAGATGCAAAAGGGCACATTTCCCAGGAATGTGCAGATCAGCGACCGTTGTGCCGGCTGGCGCGAGTCAGCCGTCAGCGCCTGGCTGCGCAACCCGATGTTCTACGGCAATGACGACGATTCCTCCGGTTGA